Proteins encoded together in one Bdellovibrionota bacterium window:
- a CDS encoding lysine exporter LysO family protein, whose product MWILGAFFMGLVCGALVERRGRVRILRYAEKGLMFVLYLLLISMGLWVGLNDEVIAAFGRIGLEACILAFGALMGSLTLAPLAHKIMKPPEHRPFDSAANIVQESVKIQPLQGVRTTLSVLVSFLLGVLLGRFHVFSMSISAAEQGTTMILYLLLGIAGFTVGGERTTWKMVRQTRPRIFVLPGFIIVGSLIGSALGSLMLPSMSVRNAMSIGAGLGWYSLASVILAKLSSPAVGVVALIANMLREMVTLLFAPQLVRWFTPLGPIAAGGATTMDSTLPVITLFSGKEYAFISVFSGVVLNIVVPFLIPAVYAFAGLFSR is encoded by the coding sequence ATGTGGATTCTGGGAGCTTTTTTCATGGGGTTGGTGTGCGGTGCTCTGGTCGAACGACGCGGGCGCGTGCGAATCCTTAGATACGCGGAAAAAGGGTTGATGTTCGTTCTCTACCTGCTCTTGATCAGCATGGGTCTTTGGGTGGGGCTGAATGACGAAGTCATCGCAGCCTTCGGCCGCATCGGTCTGGAAGCGTGTATTCTCGCTTTCGGCGCGCTCATGGGAAGTCTTACCTTGGCGCCTCTAGCCCACAAAATCATGAAACCGCCCGAGCACCGGCCGTTTGATTCTGCCGCGAATATTGTGCAAGAATCGGTGAAAATTCAGCCTTTGCAAGGCGTTCGAACAACGTTGTCGGTCTTGGTTTCGTTCCTCTTAGGAGTACTGCTCGGCCGTTTCCATGTCTTTTCAATGTCGATTTCCGCGGCGGAGCAGGGAACGACGATGATTCTTTACCTCCTTCTTGGGATCGCCGGATTTACCGTAGGTGGTGAGCGGACGACGTGGAAAATGGTCCGTCAAACGCGACCGCGGATCTTTGTACTTCCCGGATTCATTATCGTCGGATCGCTGATCGGCAGTGCGTTGGGTTCTTTGATGTTGCCTTCAATGAGTGTGCGGAACGCGATGTCGATTGGGGCCGGTTTGGGTTGGTACAGTCTGGCCAGCGTTATCCTGGCGAAACTTTCGTCTCCGGCGGTGGGCGTGGTGGCTTTGATTGCAAACATGTTGAGAGAGATGGTGACGCTGCTTTTCGCGCCTCAATTGGTGAGGTGGTTTACGCCGCTGGGACCGATCGCGGCCGGCGGGGCGACGACGATGGATTCCACGCTTCCGGTCATCACGCTTTTTTCGGGGAAAGAGTACGCATTTATTTCGGTGTTTAGCGGTGTTGTCTTGAATATCGTCGTGCCGTTTCTCATCCCGGCCGTTTACGCATTCGCGGGTCTTTTCAGTCGATAA
- a CDS encoding pirin family protein has protein sequence MIKIRKADERGHFDHGWLNTFHTFSFGDYYDPDQMGFRTLRVINEDYVQPSEGFPPHSHRDMEILTYILEGALEHKDSLGTGSVIRAGDVQRMTAGTGVTHSEFNPSSTELVHLFQIWILPDRKGLPPSYEQKNWTTERFAGKFALIASPDARDNSCTIHQDASVWLGRFTSGQQVKHTIAKGRSIWLQMLKGRAAIGDTNLSDSDALGLDNEISLSINFTQTSEVLLFDLS, from the coding sequence ATGATAAAAATTCGAAAAGCGGACGAGAGAGGCCATTTCGACCACGGTTGGCTCAATACGTTCCACACCTTTTCTTTCGGCGATTATTACGATCCCGATCAGATGGGCTTCCGAACGCTGCGCGTAATCAACGAAGACTACGTTCAACCGTCGGAAGGATTCCCCCCTCATTCCCATCGGGACATGGAGATTCTTACGTATATTCTGGAAGGCGCACTCGAGCATAAGGACAGCCTCGGCACCGGATCCGTCATTCGGGCGGGCGACGTCCAGCGTATGACCGCCGGAACCGGCGTCACGCACAGTGAGTTCAATCCTTCTTCGACGGAACTCGTTCACCTCTTTCAGATCTGGATTCTGCCCGACCGGAAAGGATTGCCTCCGAGTTATGAGCAGAAGAACTGGACTACCGAGCGATTTGCCGGAAAATTCGCCCTGATTGCGTCGCCCGACGCCCGGGACAACTCTTGCACGATTCACCAAGACGCGTCCGTCTGGCTGGGCCGGTTTACCAGCGGGCAGCAGGTGAAACACACCATCGCCAAAGGGCGATCCATTTGGCTTCAGATGCTCAAAGGGCGGGCCGCGATTGGAGATACAAATTTAAGTGATTCTGATGCCTTGGGACTCGATAACGAGATTTCGCTTTCGATCAATTTTACTCAAACCAGTGAAGTTCTTCTTTTCGATCTTTCTTGA